One segment of Streptomyces sp. NBC_00576 DNA contains the following:
- a CDS encoding aldehyde dehydrogenase family protein, which yields MTSTPVTHAFWLAGRQATGETTFDVTSPWDGRLVGKVGVPTEAQVEEAVAAAYAVRDEFAATPAHLRAAALDHVSRRLVERTEEIAQLISAENGKPIKWARGEVGRAVSVFRFAAEEARRFNGGEAQRLDTDPGGQGRLALTRRFPKGVVLGIAPFNFPLNLCAHKIAPAIAAGAPIILKPAPATPLSGLVIGELLAETDLPAGSWSILPVANDRMPALVQDPRLPVISFTGSEKVGYAIMDTVPRKHCTLELGGNGAAVVLGDYASDTDLDWAATRIATFSNYQGGQSCISVQRVIADASVYDRLLPRIVAAVEAQVTGDPSDGATDVGPLVSEDAAKRVEAWVDEAVRAGANLLAGGKRDGASYAPTVLTDVPGDVTISCEEVFGPVLTVRKVDGEAEAFAAANDSKYGLQAGVFTHDLQAAFRAHRALEVGGVVIGDVPSYRADQMPYGGAKQSGVGREGVRFAMDDYTYERVLVLTGLAL from the coding sequence ATGACCTCCACGCCCGTCACCCACGCCTTCTGGCTCGCCGGCCGCCAGGCCACCGGCGAGACCACCTTCGACGTCACCTCCCCTTGGGACGGACGCCTCGTCGGCAAGGTCGGCGTGCCGACCGAGGCCCAGGTCGAGGAAGCCGTCGCCGCCGCGTACGCCGTCCGTGACGAGTTCGCCGCCACCCCGGCCCACCTCCGCGCCGCCGCCCTGGACCACGTCAGCCGGCGTCTCGTCGAGCGCACGGAGGAGATCGCCCAGCTCATCTCCGCCGAGAACGGCAAGCCGATCAAGTGGGCCCGCGGTGAGGTAGGCCGAGCCGTCTCCGTGTTCCGGTTCGCCGCCGAGGAAGCCCGGCGTTTCAACGGCGGCGAGGCGCAGCGCCTCGACACCGACCCTGGCGGCCAGGGCCGGCTCGCCCTCACCCGGCGCTTCCCCAAGGGCGTCGTTCTCGGCATCGCGCCCTTCAACTTCCCCCTCAACCTCTGCGCCCACAAGATCGCCCCGGCGATCGCGGCCGGCGCCCCCATCATCCTGAAGCCGGCCCCGGCCACACCCCTCTCCGGCCTCGTCATCGGCGAACTCCTCGCCGAGACCGACCTGCCGGCCGGTTCCTGGAGCATCCTCCCGGTCGCCAACGACCGCATGCCCGCCCTCGTACAGGACCCGCGCCTGCCCGTGATCTCGTTCACCGGGTCGGAGAAGGTCGGCTACGCGATCATGGACACTGTGCCGCGCAAGCACTGCACCCTCGAACTCGGCGGCAACGGCGCGGCGGTCGTCCTCGGCGACTACGCCTCCGACACCGACCTCGACTGGGCGGCGACCCGTATCGCCACGTTCTCCAACTACCAGGGCGGCCAGTCCTGCATCTCCGTGCAGCGGGTCATCGCGGACGCCTCCGTGTACGACCGGCTGCTGCCCCGCATCGTCGCCGCGGTCGAGGCCCAGGTCACCGGCGATCCGTCCGACGGCGCGACCGACGTCGGGCCGCTGGTCAGCGAGGACGCCGCCAAGCGGGTCGAGGCGTGGGTCGACGAAGCCGTGCGGGCCGGCGCGAACCTCCTCGCCGGGGGTAAGCGTGACGGTGCCTCCTACGCGCCGACCGTCCTCACCGACGTACCCGGCGATGTCACGATCTCCTGCGAGGAGGTCTTCGGGCCGGTCCTCACCGTGCGGAAGGTGGACGGCGAGGCCGAGGCCTTCGCCGCCGCCAACGACTCCAAGTACGGCCTCCAGGCAGGCGTGTTCACCCATGATCTCCAGGCCGCCTTCCGGGCCCACCGTGCCCTGGAGGTCGGAGGTGTCGTCATCGGCGACGTGCCCTCCTACCGCGCCGACCAGATGCCGTACGGCGGCGCCAAGCAGTCAGGCGTCGGCCGCGAGGGCGTCAGGTTCGCGATGGACGACTACACGTACGAGCGCGTCCTCGTACTGACTGGCCTCGCCCTCTAG